The following coding sequences are from one Capsicum annuum cultivar UCD-10X-F1 chromosome 3, UCD10Xv1.1, whole genome shotgun sequence window:
- the LOC107862732 gene encoding protein NUCLEAR FUSION DEFECTIVE 4 isoform X2, which produces MVLFGYSEAVVRTVYTYPPQTSLCGNILGMLLLLLLYGVVLMIVAHKLPSLPLWVLCVLIFIGTNGETYFNTGALVSCVQNFPKSRGPIVGILKGFAGLSGAILTQVYAMFHFPDQASLVFMVAVGPSIVITAVMFLVRPVGGHKQVRPSDHSSFLFTYSICIILAAYLLAVLLLQDLSSLSEKVVTLLTIVLLILIVLPVIIPIFLVFFSGPRPVLEESLLPEPDKQESSRMGSFILTLSETEDEKSSEAETLPPSERQKRIAHLQAKLYQAAAEGAVRVKRRKGPRRGEDFTLLQALVKADFWLIFISLVLASGSGLTVIDNLGQMSQSLGYANTHIFVSMISIWNFLGRVAGGYFSENIVKYYAYPRPVAMAAVQVVMAFALFFYAVGWPGSIYVVSVFIGLCYGAHWAIVPAAVSELFGLKSFGALYNFLTLASPAGSLIFSGVIASGIYDYQAKQQHEHRIQGSGLGLGVPLVKDEFLTCYGTICYSLTMAIMSGLCIIAFILSMIVVHRTKRVYAQIYGNPLA; this is translated from the exons ATGGTGTTGTTTGGATATTCTGAGGCAGTGGTACGGACtgtgtacacttaccctccccagacctcactgtgtggaaatatactgggtatgttgttgttgttgttgttgtatggtgtTGTTTTAATGATTGTTGCTCACAAGTTGCCTTCCTTGCCTCTTTGGGTG CTTTGCGTTTTAATATTTATTGGGACTAATGGTGAGACGTACTTCAATACAGGAGCCTTAGTTTCCTGTGTACAGAATTTTCCGAAAAGCCGTGGTCCTATAGTGGGGATACTTAAAGGATTTGCTGGGCTAAGTGGTGCAATTTTGACACAAGTTTATGCTATGTTCCACTTTCCTGATCAAGCCTCCCTTGTTTTCATGGTTGCTGTTGGGCCATCAATTGTAATTACCGCTGTGATGTTCTTGGTTAGACCTGTAGGTGGTCACAAACAAGTTAGACCTTCAGATCATTCGAGTTTCCTATTTACCTACAGCATTTGTATTATCCTGGCAGCTTATCTGTTGGCAGTTTTGCTTCTACAGGATTTAAGCAGTCTAAGTGAGAAAGTGGTAACCTTATTGACAATCGTCTTACTAATTTTAATAGTGCTTCCAGTTATTATTCCTATCTTTTTGGTTTTCTTCTCTGGACCAAGACCGGTTTTGGAGGAGAGCCTTCTTCCTGAGCCTGATAAACAAGAATCCTCTAGAATGGGGAGTTTCATTCTCACCCTCAGCGAGACGGAAGATGAGAAATCTTCTGAGGCAGAAACACTCCCACCATCGGAAAGACAAAAGAGAATTGCGCACTTGCAAGCGAAACTATACCAAGCAGCAGCAGAAGGAGCAGTTAGAGTCAAGCGGAGAAAAGGTCCACGCAGAGGAGAGGATTTCACTTTACTTCAGGCTCTAGTAAAGGCAGACTTTTGGCTTATTTTTATCTCCCTAGTTCTAGCATCTGGTTCTGGTTTGACGGTGATTGATAATCTGGGTCAGATGTCTCAGTCGTTAGGTTATGCTAACACCCATATATTTGTTTCAATGATTAGCATTTGGAACTTTCTTGGCCGTGTTGCTGGTGGATACTTCTCTGAGAATATAGTAAA ATACTATGCATACCCAAGACCAGTGGCAATGGCTGCAGTTCAAGTTGTTATGGCATTTGCTCTATTCTTCTATGCTGTGGGCTGGCCTGGTTCAATATATGTGGTCTCCGTGTTTATAGGACTCTGCTATGGAGCACACTGGGCTATTGTACCCGCTGCAGTCTCAGAACTTTTTGGATTGAAAAGCTTTGGTGCTTTGTATAACTTCCTTACATTGGCTAGTCCAGCTGGTTCGCTGATCTTTTCTGGTGTTATTGCTAGTGGTATATATGACTATCAGGCAAAGCAGCAGCACGAACATCGGATTCAAGGTTCAGGACTGGGTCTGGGAGTGCCTCTCGTTAAGGATGAATTTCTTACTTGCTATGGTACCATATGCTATTCACTCACAATGGCCATCATGTCGGGACTCTGCATCATTGCATTTATCTTGAGTATGATTGTTGTGCATCGAACAAAGAGGGTTTATGCACAAATCTATGGCAATCCTCTAGCTTGA
- the LOC107862732 gene encoding protein NUCLEAR FUSION DEFECTIVE 4 isoform X3: MVLFGYSEAVVRTVYTYPPQTSLCGNILGALVSCVQNFPKSRGPIVGILKGFAGLSGAILTQVYAMFHFPDQASLVFMVAVGPSIVITAVMFLVRPVGGHKQVRPSDHSSFLFTYSICIILAAYLLAVLLLQDLSSLSEKVVTLLTIVLLILIVLPVIIPIFLVFFSGPRPVLEESLLPEPDKQESSRMGSFILTLSETEDEKSSEAETLPPSERQKRIAHLQAKLYQAAAEGAVRVKRRKGPRRGEDFTLLQALVKADFWLIFISLVLASGSGLTVIDNLGQMSQSLGYANTHIFVSMISIWNFLGRVAGGYFSENIVKYYAYPRPVAMAAVQVVMAFALFFYAVGWPGSIYVVSVFIGLCYGAHWAIVPAAVSELFGLKSFGALYNFLTLASPAGSLIFSGVIASGIYDYQAKQQHEHRIQGSGLGLGVPLVKDEFLTCYGTICYSLTMAIMSGLCIIAFILSMIVVHRTKRVYAQIYGNPLA, encoded by the exons ATGGTGTTGTTTGGATATTCTGAGGCAGTGGTACGGACtgtgtacacttaccctccccagacctcactgtgtggaaatatactgg GAGCCTTAGTTTCCTGTGTACAGAATTTTCCGAAAAGCCGTGGTCCTATAGTGGGGATACTTAAAGGATTTGCTGGGCTAAGTGGTGCAATTTTGACACAAGTTTATGCTATGTTCCACTTTCCTGATCAAGCCTCCCTTGTTTTCATGGTTGCTGTTGGGCCATCAATTGTAATTACCGCTGTGATGTTCTTGGTTAGACCTGTAGGTGGTCACAAACAAGTTAGACCTTCAGATCATTCGAGTTTCCTATTTACCTACAGCATTTGTATTATCCTGGCAGCTTATCTGTTGGCAGTTTTGCTTCTACAGGATTTAAGCAGTCTAAGTGAGAAAGTGGTAACCTTATTGACAATCGTCTTACTAATTTTAATAGTGCTTCCAGTTATTATTCCTATCTTTTTGGTTTTCTTCTCTGGACCAAGACCGGTTTTGGAGGAGAGCCTTCTTCCTGAGCCTGATAAACAAGAATCCTCTAGAATGGGGAGTTTCATTCTCACCCTCAGCGAGACGGAAGATGAGAAATCTTCTGAGGCAGAAACACTCCCACCATCGGAAAGACAAAAGAGAATTGCGCACTTGCAAGCGAAACTATACCAAGCAGCAGCAGAAGGAGCAGTTAGAGTCAAGCGGAGAAAAGGTCCACGCAGAGGAGAGGATTTCACTTTACTTCAGGCTCTAGTAAAGGCAGACTTTTGGCTTATTTTTATCTCCCTAGTTCTAGCATCTGGTTCTGGTTTGACGGTGATTGATAATCTGGGTCAGATGTCTCAGTCGTTAGGTTATGCTAACACCCATATATTTGTTTCAATGATTAGCATTTGGAACTTTCTTGGCCGTGTTGCTGGTGGATACTTCTCTGAGAATATAGTAAA ATACTATGCATACCCAAGACCAGTGGCAATGGCTGCAGTTCAAGTTGTTATGGCATTTGCTCTATTCTTCTATGCTGTGGGCTGGCCTGGTTCAATATATGTGGTCTCCGTGTTTATAGGACTCTGCTATGGAGCACACTGGGCTATTGTACCCGCTGCAGTCTCAGAACTTTTTGGATTGAAAAGCTTTGGTGCTTTGTATAACTTCCTTACATTGGCTAGTCCAGCTGGTTCGCTGATCTTTTCTGGTGTTATTGCTAGTGGTATATATGACTATCAGGCAAAGCAGCAGCACGAACATCGGATTCAAGGTTCAGGACTGGGTCTGGGAGTGCCTCTCGTTAAGGATGAATTTCTTACTTGCTATGGTACCATATGCTATTCACTCACAATGGCCATCATGTCGGGACTCTGCATCATTGCATTTATCTTGAGTATGATTGTTGTGCATCGAACAAAGAGGGTTTATGCACAAATCTATGGCAATCCTCTAGCTTGA
- the LOC107862732 gene encoding protein NUCLEAR FUSION DEFECTIVE 4 isoform X1, whose amino-acid sequence MVKFSEKVGSFVNDRWLVFVASMWVQSCSGIGYLFGSISPVIKSGMGYNQRQIALLGVAKDLGDAIGFLAGSLCEVLPIWAVLFIGVVQNFVGYGVVWMIVAHKLPALPLWVLCVLIFIGTNGETYFNTGALVSCVQNFPKSRGPIVGILKGFAGLSGAILTQVYAMFHFPDQASLVFMVAVGPSIVITAVMFLVRPVGGHKQVRPSDHSSFLFTYSICIILAAYLLAVLLLQDLSSLSEKVVTLLTIVLLILIVLPVIIPIFLVFFSGPRPVLEESLLPEPDKQESSRMGSFILTLSETEDEKSSEAETLPPSERQKRIAHLQAKLYQAAAEGAVRVKRRKGPRRGEDFTLLQALVKADFWLIFISLVLASGSGLTVIDNLGQMSQSLGYANTHIFVSMISIWNFLGRVAGGYFSENIVKYYAYPRPVAMAAVQVVMAFALFFYAVGWPGSIYVVSVFIGLCYGAHWAIVPAAVSELFGLKSFGALYNFLTLASPAGSLIFSGVIASGIYDYQAKQQHEHRIQGSGLGLGVPLVKDEFLTCYGTICYSLTMAIMSGLCIIAFILSMIVVHRTKRVYAQIYGNPLA is encoded by the exons ATGGTGAAATTTTCAGAGAAAGTTGGGTCATTTGTGAATGATCGATGGCTAGTATTTGTAGCTTCGATGTGGGTACAATCTTGTTCAGGGATTGGGTATTTGTTTGGGAGTATATCACCAGTGATCAAGAGTGGTATGGGTTATAACCAGAGGCAAATTGCTTTGTTGGGTGTGGCTAAAGATTTGGGTGATGCTATTGGTTTTCTTGCTGGTAGTTTGTGTGAAGTTTTGCCTATTTGGGCTGTTTTGTTTATTGGGGTTGTTCAGAATTTTGTGGGGTATGGTGTTGTTTGGATGATTGTTGCTCACAAGTTGCCTGCTTTGCCTCTCTGGGTG CTTTGCGTTTTAATATTTATTGGGACTAATGGTGAGACGTACTTCAATACAGGAGCCTTAGTTTCCTGTGTACAGAATTTTCCGAAAAGCCGTGGTCCTATAGTGGGGATACTTAAAGGATTTGCTGGGCTAAGTGGTGCAATTTTGACACAAGTTTATGCTATGTTCCACTTTCCTGATCAAGCCTCCCTTGTTTTCATGGTTGCTGTTGGGCCATCAATTGTAATTACCGCTGTGATGTTCTTGGTTAGACCTGTAGGTGGTCACAAACAAGTTAGACCTTCAGATCATTCGAGTTTCCTATTTACCTACAGCATTTGTATTATCCTGGCAGCTTATCTGTTGGCAGTTTTGCTTCTACAGGATTTAAGCAGTCTAAGTGAGAAAGTGGTAACCTTATTGACAATCGTCTTACTAATTTTAATAGTGCTTCCAGTTATTATTCCTATCTTTTTGGTTTTCTTCTCTGGACCAAGACCGGTTTTGGAGGAGAGCCTTCTTCCTGAGCCTGATAAACAAGAATCCTCTAGAATGGGGAGTTTCATTCTCACCCTCAGCGAGACGGAAGATGAGAAATCTTCTGAGGCAGAAACACTCCCACCATCGGAAAGACAAAAGAGAATTGCGCACTTGCAAGCGAAACTATACCAAGCAGCAGCAGAAGGAGCAGTTAGAGTCAAGCGGAGAAAAGGTCCACGCAGAGGAGAGGATTTCACTTTACTTCAGGCTCTAGTAAAGGCAGACTTTTGGCTTATTTTTATCTCCCTAGTTCTAGCATCTGGTTCTGGTTTGACGGTGATTGATAATCTGGGTCAGATGTCTCAGTCGTTAGGTTATGCTAACACCCATATATTTGTTTCAATGATTAGCATTTGGAACTTTCTTGGCCGTGTTGCTGGTGGATACTTCTCTGAGAATATAGTAAA ATACTATGCATACCCAAGACCAGTGGCAATGGCTGCAGTTCAAGTTGTTATGGCATTTGCTCTATTCTTCTATGCTGTGGGCTGGCCTGGTTCAATATATGTGGTCTCCGTGTTTATAGGACTCTGCTATGGAGCACACTGGGCTATTGTACCCGCTGCAGTCTCAGAACTTTTTGGATTGAAAAGCTTTGGTGCTTTGTATAACTTCCTTACATTGGCTAGTCCAGCTGGTTCGCTGATCTTTTCTGGTGTTATTGCTAGTGGTATATATGACTATCAGGCAAAGCAGCAGCACGAACATCGGATTCAAGGTTCAGGACTGGGTCTGGGAGTGCCTCTCGTTAAGGATGAATTTCTTACTTGCTATGGTACCATATGCTATTCACTCACAATGGCCATCATGTCGGGACTCTGCATCATTGCATTTATCTTGAGTATGATTGTTGTGCATCGAACAAAGAGGGTTTATGCACAAATCTATGGCAATCCTCTAGCTTGA